The Eublepharis macularius isolate TG4126 chromosome 3, MPM_Emac_v1.0, whole genome shotgun sequence genome has a window encoding:
- the LTN1 gene encoding E3 ubiquitin-protein ligase listerin — MGGKNKQRTKGNVRPSSSGRAAELLAKERGTVPGFIGFGTSPSDLGYVPAIQGAEEIDSLVDADFRMVLRKLSKRDVITKLKAMQEFGMMCKERETEVVKGVLPYWSRIYCKISIDHDRRVREATQQAFEQLILKVKKSLAPHLKSLMGYWLIAQCDTYSPAASAAKVAFEKAFPPTKQPEALVFCKDEILNVLQDHLLKETPDTLSDPQTVPEEEREAKFFRILTCSLLALKKLLCALPGSEISLLEEKLKPLLSQNKFWKYGKHNSPQVRSAFFELISTLCQYIPESVKAEASRVCPAVLLSIDDSDAVVCPALWEAVLHVLTTIEDCWIHVSSKKGVLPKLWIVLREGGRGLATIIYPNLLPFISKVPHDITEPKLDFSRTFFTSIIQGMLSERATASRSEGSAILQAFMECLRFTILQNIGEEEEEIKIQEMLINDQLIPLIDMVIKLPRLQNGPLFYEVADLLNAWETRTENSSCDKTALTFQRMLMNFWDGLSKVCVAHVDVIVADEKALAAVSCLLQILQNAEKMMKSNKRKAVKIRFSEDDEAKNNSENGKDVDVGGSNEPGTIFHVQHLSPLRKDPLEDLVCKLAELSIVYTRVQRSDQHLKFLSALLSNFASSRVFQVLLDSRSNIQEDIKPQYENPSLQFLYENVIDWLKEDWRKETDFLIDILYSVLRCCSSATERDHILSDITKMDLKWKILLQIIQKACSSSENHSLVSSWLKGNVLGEKLVTLADDLCSTSLKTAVASMESFHSEKWALLSLVLSQHIKNESLVGDVYVKRIIDKLQAALSKAKNLSEAGNTEPSVSFICDIASNFFSSVKGCLLMPSSEDLLFTIFQLCAQSQDTTYLSDFLVNKLKHTWMCGLKSLVHQLGDMHKESTILQRSAFWVKNQLQSSVMDVKSLQVLISAVSDLLTELLEADEVSVYILKDYVEWLTPSKSEWEMMRESLSTEWLKNPLLEGRLSMNCLISGIDMSLCDMAKLPSHLCTAALLSRVTLLLLRKGVVFEKQDLESSNIGSIIAEQLYALQWIEELGNPPYLLLEFLQKIQVMTISVETLGYLTNIPCLLQILFNRSKDRGRLWALTMAKMINTKNISSCEIKALFNTTESFFPLTEGNLHTLQNLSPFLLEEDKEELVIQCTAKLMTCEKIEISKIDGPIGYLAILNSCLNGGSIDCGELMPGILKIIISWRQDYEDIFLFSCNLKEASPQLLGFNIEMIRFLTLLLKNPSSLLDSEWDFVMCSMLAWLETTSESQAIFPVALDQVFARVTFDLTAALSVYFQAVSPEIIEKLPANLISEWQEFFSEGIHSLLLPLMVKITKEEKNSSETSFQNSVLNSLGEALRFVSKDQLLNHKLPAKFVASQKTNLPDNVQTLLNTLSPLLLFRARPVQITVYHMLNKLMSDLPEFDNKDLKSYGDEEEELSLSPPAALMTVLATQEDLLENILECIPVGEFAVVQPLSEEFCLVLGYLLTWKLILTFFKAASSQLRALYSQYLRRTKSLNKLLYHLFRLMPENPAFPGSMAEFPNKDTKTYFTEELKLDIKDTSMLSSQIPHLACSVYCMTLKDLPAMVRLWWNSCEKRVFGIVDKFTSKYVSNVLSSQEISSVQTSTQLFNGMTVKARSATREVIATYSVDDIFIELIIQLPPNYPLGSITVESGKRVGVAVQQWRNWMLQLSTYLSHQNGSIMEGLALWKNNVDKRFEGVEDCMICFSVIHGSNYSLPKKACRTCKKKFHSACLYKWFTSSNKSTCPLCRETFF; from the exons CCTTCTAGCAGTGGTAGAGCAGCAGAACTTCTTGCCAAAGAACGAGGAACTGTTCCTGGGTTTATTGGCTTTGGCACTTCCCCTAGTGATCTCGGATATGTTCCTGCAATTCAAGGAGCTGAAGAAATAGATAGCCTTGTAGATGCTGACTTCCGGATGGTGCTGCGAAAACTTTCCAAAAGAGATGTTATAACCAAATTAAAG gCTATGCAAGAATTTGGGATGATGTGTAAGGAAAGAGAAACAGAGGTTGTTAAAGGAGTTCTGCCTTACTGGTCTAGAATTTATTGTAAAATATCCATT GATCATGATCGTCGGGTTCGAGAAGCAACACAACAAGCTTTTGAGCAGCTTATTCTGAAAGTTAAGAAAAGTTTGGCTCCTCATTTAAAAAGTCTTATGGGATACTGGCTTATAGCTCAATGTGATACTTATTCTCCAGCTGCATCAGCAGCGAAAGTGGCATTTGAAAAAGCTTTTCCACCAACCAAACAACCTGAAGCCTTAGTATTTTGTAAAGATGAAATTCTGAAT GTGCTACAAGATCATCTTCTAAAAGAAACACCAGATACACTAAGTGACCCACA aactgtaccagaggaagaaagggaagcCAAATTCTTTCGAATTTTAACCTGTTCTTTGCTAGCTTTAAAGAAACTGCTTTGTGCATTGCCTGGTAGTGAGATTAGTTTACTGGAAGAGAAACTGAAGCCTCTACTATCGCAAAACAAGTTTTGGAAATATGGAAAACACAATAGTCCCCAG GTTCGTTCAGCTTTTTTTGAACTAATTTCTACTCTTTGCCAATATATTCCTGAATCAGTGAAAGCTGAAGCATCAAGAGTTTGCCCAGCAGTTCTTCTTAGCATTGATGATAGTGATGCTGTTGTATGCCCTGCTCTTTGGGAAGCTGTGCTGCATGTCCTTACAACCATCGAG GATTGTTGGATTCATGTGAGTTCCAAAAAGGGAGTCCTGCCAAAGTTATGGATAGTACTTCGAGAAGGAGGACGAGGTCTTGCCACTATCATATATCCTAACCTCTTACCTTTCATTAGTAAGGTACCTCATGACATTACTGAACCAAAGCTGGACTTTTCGAGAACCTTTTTTACCTCCATAATTCAAGG CATGTTGTCTGAAAGAGCTACAGCTAGCCGTTCAGAGGGGTCTGCAATCTTACAAGCATTTATGGAATGTTTGCGCTTTACCATATTGCAGAACAtaggtgaagaagaagaagaaattaaaattCAAGAAATGCTTATCAATGATCAG CTAATTCCTCTCATAGACATGGTGATTAAATTGCCCAGGCTGCAAAATGGACCTTTGTTTTATGAGGTAGCAGACCTTTTAAATGCTTGGGAAACAAGAACAGAAAATTCAAGTTGTGATAAAACAGCTCTCACTTTCCAAAGAATGTTGATGAACTTTTGGGATGGACTTTCAAAAGTTTGTGTGGCTCATGTTGATGTAATAGTTGCGGATGAGAAAGCTTTGGCTGCTGTGTCCTGTTTGCTACAAATCCTTCAGAATGCAGAAAAGATGATGAAATCAAACAAAAGAAAAGCTGTAAAGATCAGATTTTCAGAAGATGATGAAGCTAAAAACAACTCTGAGAATGGGAAAGATGTGGACGTGGGAGGTAGCAATGAACCTGGCACTATTTTTCATGTACAACATCTTTCTCCTTTAAGGAAAGATCCTTTGGAAGATTTAGTCTGTAAACTTGCAGAACTGAGTATTGTTTATACCAGGGTTCAAAGATCTGACCAGCATTTGAAGTTCCTCTCTGCTCTACTCAGCAACTTTGCTTCTAGTAGAGTTTTCCAAGTGCTCTTAGACAGTAGGAGTAATATTCAAGAAGATATAAAACCTCAGTATGAAAATCCATCTCTCCAGTTTCTGTATGAAAATGTAATAGATTGGCTGAAAGAAGACTGGAGGAAAGAGACAGACTTTTTGATTGATATTTTGTATAGTGTCCTTCGTTGCTGCAGCAGTGCCACAGAGAGAGATCATATTCTCAGTGATATAACAAAG ATGGATCTGAAGTGGAAGATTCTTCTTCAAATAATTCAGAAG gCATGTTCAAGCTCAGAAAATCATTCCTTGGTTTCTAGTTGGCTAAAAGGAAATGTGTTGGGGGAGAAGCTAGTAACTCTGGCTGATGATCTGTGCAGCACAAGCTTGAAAACTGCAGTTGCTTCCATGGAATCCTTCCACTCAGAAAAATGGGCCCTATTAAGCCTCGTGTTATCACAGCATATTAAAAACG AGTCCTTGGTTGGTGACGTTTATGTCAAAAGGATAATAGATAAACTTCAGGCAGCTCTTTCTAAAGCAAAGAATCTTTCAGAAGCTGGAAATACTGAGCCATCCGTGTCATTCATCTGTGACATAGCATCTAACTTTTTCAGCTCAGTTAAAGGATGCTTGTTGATGCCATCATCAGAAGACTTATTGTTCACTATTTTTCAGTTGTGTGCACAAAGCCAGGATACAACGTATTTGTCAG ATTTCCTTGTAAATAAGCTGAAGCATACTTGGATGTGTGGCTTAAAGTCACTTGTGCATCAGCTTGGTGATATGCATAAAGAAAGCACCATCCTTCAGAGATCTGCATTCTGGGTGAAGAATCAGCTTCAGTCATCAGTGATGGATGTTAAAAG CCTGCAGGTTTTGATTTCTGCAGTTAGTGATTTGTTAACTGAACTGTTGGAAGCTGATGAAGTTTCTGTTTATATTTTGAAAGACTATGTTGAATGGCTTACCCCAAGCAAATCTGAATGGGAAATGATGCGGGAATCCCTATCTACTGAG TGGTTAAAAAACCCTCTTTTGGAAGGAAGACTGAGTATGAATTGCCTGATTTCTGGAATAGATATGAGTCTTTGTGACATGGCTAAACTTCCAAGCCACCTGTGCACTGCAGCACTGTTAAGTAGAGTGACACTGTTGCTACTGAGAAAAGGAGTGGTGTTTGAAAAGCAGGACCTGGAAAGTAGCAACATTGGATCTATCA TTGCAGAACAGCTCTATGCATTACAGTGGATTGAAGAACTAGGAAACCCACCATACCTGCTTCTTGAATTTCTTCAAAAGATCCAAGTAATGACAATTTCAGTTGAGACATTAGGTTATCTTACTAATATTCCCTGTCTATTACAAATCTTATTTAATAG ATCAAAAGACAGGGGAAGACTTTGGGCCTTAACTATGGCTAAAATGATAAATACAAAGAACATTTCATCCTGTGAGATAAAAGCCCTGTTCAATACAACAGAAAG TTTTTTTCCATTAACAGAGGGCAACTTGCACACACTTCAGAATCTGTCTCCATTTTTACTTGAAGAAGACAAGGAAGAGCTGGTCATTCAGTGTACTGCTAAACTTATGACATGTGAAAAAATTGAAATTTCCAAGATTGATG GACCTATTGGATATCTTGCTATTTTAAATTCTTGCTTGAATGGTGGAAGTATTGATTGTGGAGAACTAATGCCTGGAATATTAAAAATCATCATATCCTGGCGACAGGACTATGAAGACATCTTTCTTTTCAGCTG CAATCTAAAGGAAGCAAGTCCTCAGTTACTTGGTTTCAATATTGAGATGATCCGTTTCCTTACTCTGTTGCTGAAAAATCCTTCCTCTCTACTGGACAGTGAGTGGGATTTTGTCATGTGTTCCATGCTGGCTTGGTTAGAG aCCACAAGTGAAAGCCAGGCAATCTTTCCTGTTGCCCTGGATCAAGTGTTCGCCCGTGTGACCTTTGACTTGACTGCTGCCTTGAGTGTCTACTTCCAGGCAGTAAGTCCAGAAATCATTGAAAAACTTCCAGCAAACCTCATAAGTGAATGGCAGGAGTTCTTTTCTGAAGGCATTCATAGTTTACTTTTACCTTTGATGGTAAAAATCACAA aagaagaaaaaaattcatCAGAAACATCATTTCAGAACTCTGTGTTGAACTCCTTGGGTGAAGCTTTAAGGTTTGTCTCAAAGGATCAGTTACTGAACCACAAGCTTCCTGCCAAATTTGTTGCTAGCCAGAAGACGAATCTCCCGGATAATGTGCAGACCTTGTTAAATACATTATCTCCACTACTGCTCTTCAGAGCTAGACCTGTTCAAATCACAGTATACCACATGCTAAATAA GTTAATGTCTGATTTGCCTGAATTTGACAATAAAGATCTAAAATCCTATGGTGATGAAGAGGAAGAACTCTCATT GTCCCCCCCAGCAGCTCTTATGACTGTTCTTGCCACTCAAGAAGACTTACTAGAAAACATCTTAGAATGCATTCCAGTTGGAGAGTTTGCAGTTGTTCAGCCATTGAGTGAGGAGTTTTGCCTTGTTTTAGGGTACTTGCTCACTTGGAAATTAATATTAACTTTCTTCAAGGCAGCATCTTCTCAG CTAAGAGCTCTTTATTCACAATATCTTCGAAGAACTAAGAGTCTGAATAAACTGTTGTATCACCTGTTCAGACTTATGCCAGAAAATCCAGCTTTTCCAGGATCGATGGCTGAATTTCCCAATAAGGACACAAAAACGTATTTTACTGAAGAGCTTAAGTTAGACATTAAAG ACACGTCCATGCTGTCATCACAGATCCCACATTTGGCTTGCTCAGTTTACTGCATGACGTTAAAAGATCTGCCAGCCATGGTTCGCCTTTGGTGGAACAGCTGTGAAAAACGAGTCTTCGGCATTGTAGATAAATTTACGAGCAAATATGTCAGTAATGTCCTTTCATCACAAGAGATATCTTCAGTGCAGACCAGCACACAGTTGTTTAATGGCATGACG GTAAAAGCTCGATCTGCAACTCGAGAAGTCATTGCTACGTATTCAGTCGATGATATATTCATTGAATTGATAATACAGCTTCCCCCAAATTACCCTCTGGGCTCCATCACTGTGGAGAGTGGAAAGAGAGTTGGTGTAGCTGTTCAACAGTGGCGCAATTGGATGCTACAGCTGAGCACGTATCTCTCTCATCAG AATGGAAGCATTATGGAAGGTTTGGCATTATGGAAAAACAATGTGGATAAGCGCTTTGAGGGTGTTGAAGATTGCATGATATGTTTCTCTGTTATACATGGCTCTAACTACTCTCTTCCCAAAAAAGCCTGCAGAACTTGCAAgaaaaagttccattctgcctgTCTT TACAAGTGGTTTACGTCTAGTAACAAGTCCACCTGTCCACTTTGTCGGGAGACCTTCTTCTGA